The candidate division WOR-3 bacterium genome has a window encoding:
- the miaA gene encoding tRNA (adenosine(37)-N6)-dimethylallyltransferase MiaA yields MEDKIRVFALIGHTGSGKNKLAFELAKELGTKIILCDSKKVYKLMDIGTAKPTEEMRREVEYFMIDIKYPDEYYSAGDYARDAEKIIVELYKRGERFFVVGGSTLYLKALFEDFISLPPVPSELREKLKKEETLKLYELLKKIDPERALKIHPNDRVRIERAIEIYELTGEKPSELYKRKGEKKIVPYYFAIYWEREKRRERINKRFDEMMEKGFLKEVENLLNRGYDLKYKSLDAHGYKELILYIMGKIEDLKEAVNLAKKRTYEYTKRQLNFFKNYLNINPFFYKMEDEKMDDVKEKIKKILKEEIWKDL; encoded by the coding sequence TTGGAAGATAAAATAAGGGTTTTTGCATTAATAGGACATACTGGTTCAGGAAAAAATAAATTGGCTTTTGAATTGGCAAAAGAGCTTGGAACAAAAATAATTCTTTGTGATTCAAAGAAAGTTTATAAATTAATGGATATAGGAACAGCAAAACCAACAGAGGAGATGAGAAGGGAAGTTGAATACTTTATGATTGATATAAAGTATCCTGATGAATATTACAGTGCAGGGGATTATGCAAGAGATGCAGAAAAAATAATTGTTGAGCTTTATAAAAGAGGTGAAAGATTTTTTGTTGTGGGAGGTTCTACACTTTATTTAAAGGCTCTTTTTGAAGATTTTATTTCTTTACCACCTGTTCCTTCTGAATTGAGGGAAAAGTTAAAAAAGGAAGAAACATTAAAGCTTTATGAATTGTTGAAAAAAATTGATCCTGAAAGGGCTTTAAAAATACATCCAAATGATAGAGTGAGGATTGAAAGGGCAATAGAGATTTATGAACTTACAGGAGAAAAACCGTCAGAGTTATATAAAAGAAAGGGTGAAAAGAAAATAGTTCCATATTATTTTGCCATATACTGGGAAAGGGAAAAAAGGAGGGAGCGGATTAATAAGAGGTTTGATGAAATGATGGAAAAGGGTTTTTTAAAAGAAGTTGAGAATTTATTAAATAGAGGGTATGATTTAAAGTATAAATCTCTTGATGCGCATGGATATAAGGAACTTATATTATATATAATGGGCAAAATAGAAGATTTGAAAGAGGCGGTGAATCTTGCTAAGAAAAGAACCTATGAATATACAAAGAGACAGTTGAATTTTTTTAAAAATTATCTTAATATTAATCCTTTTTTTTATAAAATGGAAGATGAAAAAATGGATGATGTTAAAGAGAAAATTAAAAAAATTTTAAAGGAGGAAATATGGAAGGACTTATAA
- the mutL gene encoding DNA mismatch repair endonuclease MutL produces MKIRRLEKELIYKIRAGEVIDDPSSVVKELIENSLDAGAKKIEIFVEDGGKRLIEVKDDGEGMDEEDLSLCFLPFTSSKIEKPEDLKRITTYGFRGEALFAISKVSRVIIKSSININFEGNEIFIDGGEKKYLKPCAHPKGTTVTVRELFYSVPARRKFLKTGSQELKKIIEVVMKYALSNPEVEFLLKDERETIFNLPSVNSFKERISSIFGEEFLKELVEIEESKKNFSFTLFLSRPEFLKESPQRFFFVNRRPFFDNSFIRAFSNIYTDRFKSPDVFLFLFINPEEVDFNIHPQKLQVKFSPKLGFPFRIVNIVRGTVKEKSTSDKKMELLIKLGGDKFKEDVKQLEFGEMQKREDKKEPLIYEDIWQFENTYIVVKFEKGLLIIDQHTAHEKIIYERILSSRKFKTNYIAFPILLKLSPTEFSTFKEIKPVLENIGFEIREIRATEIQIEGLPDFIKKFSKENFIEIINSIKKEKKLDPLNVYKEISCKSAIKKGDILRKEEMTNILIELFSLDDPFFCPHGRPVMIQITKDELDKKFGR; encoded by the coding sequence ATGAAAATAAGGAGATTAGAAAAAGAATTAATTTATAAAATAAGAGCAGGTGAAGTAATAGATGATCCATCTTCAGTTGTAAAAGAATTGATTGAGAATTCCCTTGATGCAGGTGCTAAAAAAATTGAGATTTTTGTTGAGGATGGTGGAAAAAGGTTGATAGAGGTAAAAGATGATGGAGAGGGAATGGATGAAGAGGATCTTTCTCTCTGTTTTTTACCTTTTACATCAAGTAAAATAGAAAAGCCAGAGGATTTAAAAAGAATAACAACTTATGGATTTAGAGGGGAGGCACTTTTTGCCATTTCAAAAGTTTCAAGGGTTATCATTAAAAGTTCTATAAATATAAATTTTGAGGGTAATGAGATTTTTATAGATGGTGGAGAAAAGAAATATTTAAAACCCTGTGCTCATCCAAAGGGTACAACTGTCACGGTGAGGGAACTTTTTTATTCTGTTCCTGCGAGAAGGAAATTTTTAAAAACTGGGAGTCAGGAATTAAAAAAAATTATAGAAGTTGTAATGAAGTATGCTCTTTCAAATCCCGAAGTGGAATTTCTTTTAAAAGATGAAAGGGAAACAATATTTAATTTACCTTCTGTTAATAGTTTTAAAGAAAGAATCTCTTCAATTTTTGGTGAGGAATTTTTAAAGGAATTGGTTGAGATTGAAGAAAGTAAAAAGAATTTTTCCTTTACTTTATTTTTATCAAGACCAGAATTTTTAAAGGAATCTCCTCAAAGATTTTTTTTTGTTAACAGAAGACCTTTTTTTGACAATTCTTTTATTAGAGCCTTTTCTAATATTTATACAGATAGGTTTAAATCACCTGATGTATTTCTTTTTCTTTTTATAAACCCTGAAGAAGTTGATTTTAATATTCATCCTCAGAAGTTACAGGTTAAGTTTTCACCCAAACTTGGTTTTCCTTTTAGGATTGTAAATATAGTAAGGGGCACTGTTAAGGAAAAAAGTACAAGTGATAAAAAAATGGAACTTCTTATAAAATTAGGTGGGGATAAATTTAAGGAAGATGTTAAACAGCTTGAATTTGGTGAAATGCAAAAAAGAGAAGATAAGAAGGAGCCTTTAATTTATGAGGATATATGGCAATTTGAAAACACTTATATAGTTGTAAAGTTTGAAAAAGGTTTACTAATAATAGATCAGCATACAGCCCATGAGAAAATTATTTATGAAAGGATATTAAGTTCAAGAAAATTTAAAACAAATTATATAGCCTTTCCAATTCTTTTGAAGCTTTCTCCTACAGAGTTTTCTACTTTTAAGGAAATAAAACCTGTTTTGGAGAATATTGGTTTTGAGATAAGAGAAATAAGAGCCACGGAGATTCAGATTGAGGGTTTGCCCGATTTTATTAAAAAGTTTTCAAAGGAAAATTTTATAGAAATAATTAATTCAATAAAAAAGGAAAAAAAGCTTGACCCCTTAAATGTTTATAAAGAGATTAGCTGTAAGAGTGCCATAAAAAAAGGTGATATTTTAAGAAAGGAAGAAATGACAAATATTCTAATAGAACTTTTTTCTCTTGATGATCCCTTTTTCTGTCCCCATGGAAGACCTGTCATGATCCAAATTACTAAGGATGAACTTGATAAAAAATTTGGAAGATAA
- a CDS encoding mycobacterial-type methylenetetrahydrofolate reductase yields MKEKIIFEVIPPPFDWNEEKILNFSEKIKRIMKENRIKFLNIPEVIDEKTREKERSVPYKEKIDNLEFSEYLKNNFNFEPIINKICVRISKKEFEEWVKKVYKKGIRYIVLVGGESSKIKYPGYSVIEAAKFIKKNFPDIKLGGITIFTRNKEPYRILEKMKAGIDFFVSQIIFETSNMKQVLIHLWRLTKLENIKFPDIYISFAPAQKIRDIEFMKWLGVEFPTAINFYITEKERKVESRTFEVIERMLDEIFDFANKERLNLGFNVEHVMYSNLELSENIIKKIKERI; encoded by the coding sequence ATGAAAGAAAAAATAATCTTTGAAGTTATCCCGCCTCCCTTTGATTGGAATGAAGAAAAAATTCTAAATTTTTCTGAAAAAATTAAAAGAATAATGAAGGAAAACAGAATAAAGTTTTTAAATATTCCTGAAGTTATAGATGAAAAAACAAGGGAAAAAGAAAGAAGTGTTCCCTATAAAGAAAAAATTGATAATTTAGAATTTTCAGAATATCTTAAAAACAATTTTAATTTTGAACCAATAATAAATAAAATTTGTGTCAGAATAAGCAAAAAGGAATTTGAAGAATGGGTTAAAAAAGTATACAAAAAAGGAATAAGATACATTGTTTTAGTTGGCGGAGAGTCAAGTAAAATAAAATACCCTGGATATTCGGTTATAGAAGCCGCAAAATTCATTAAAAAAAATTTTCCTGATATAAAACTTGGAGGAATAACCATATTTACAAGAAATAAGGAACCTTACCGAATTCTTGAAAAAATGAAAGCAGGTATAGACTTTTTTGTATCTCAAATTATATTTGAAACAAGCAATATGAAACAGGTTTTAATACACTTATGGAGACTCACTAAACTTGAAAATATAAAATTCCCTGATATATACATTTCCTTTGCCCCAGCACAAAAAATAAGGGATATAGAATTTATGAAATGGCTGGGAGTAGAATTTCCTACTGCAATAAATTTTTACATAACAGAAAAGGAGAGAAAAGTTGAATCAAGGACTTTTGAAGTCATTGAGAGAATGCTTGATGAGATATTTGATTTTGCTAACAAGGAAAGGTTAAACTTGGGTTTTAATGTTGAACATGTTATGTACTCAAATCTTGAACTTTCCGAAAATATAATAAAAAAAATTAAAGAGAGAATATGA